Part of the Haliotis asinina isolate JCU_RB_2024 chromosome 8, JCU_Hal_asi_v2, whole genome shotgun sequence genome is shown below.
GTTAGACAACCGCCACAAAGAGCTTACGACTCAACAGTCCCCGATGGTAACCCTTGGATCGTTGCTAGAACATGTTTGGTCGTCGTGTGCAACCAAGGGACCTCTTGTGCAGAGCCTGACCCAAATGGACGGTGCATTACACAATACCGTCTCTTCGGGGGATCATGAGGCTGACCAGGGTATGGGGAGGAGAGTTCTGGTTGTCATTAATCACATGGAGGTTACATTCGGTATTGATTTTGAATCGTGTAAGACacgcaaaatgacattttgaatgttcataTTCTAAATTCAACAGTAAACATTCCAGCGCCATACTTGTACGGATATGGTTTTGCATGAAAGTCAGTGTGTATTTTCTAAATaagaaattattatttgaaaatcTTCAACCATTTTGTCGTTTTTATGAGTCAAAGGATCATGCGTGTCAGAAAAACCCATGTTTGTCCATTGTGGTCACCGCGAGAAGTGTTATGCAtgttctgaaaatatttcatttaaaacatatattGGGAGCTGCTTAATTAAGTTCTTTGTATATAATTACAAACAAGCGACCCAACTTAGCATCTGTAACATCTGTTAGAACAAACCTGAGAACATCTTCGTAGTTGTAAAGCTTTCCCGACCAGCCAGCTCCATCCGGTATGAGATGGGTTGCATTCAAGCAAGGATTACTACTGATTCTGCCCGTGTCGATGAGACCCTCGGGTTCATTCATAATGTCCCAGCCTCCCATTGAAGGGTGGTCTTTTACAGATTTGACCCAGGGGATGAGGGCGTGTTCGAGGTAGGACGTGAGTTTCCCTGTATCCCGAATCAGACCATCCATCCGGTATTCATATTTAAACTTGACAGCGGCGTTCCATAGGCAGAAGAACACGAGGATGTTGTATTTCTGGCCCAGGTCAAGTACCTCTTTGATGTCACTGAGAAATGTTCCAGAACTATCTGTACCGATCACGTAGCCGTTTGAGTCAAATTCGGGACTGCTGTCACCCTGCATATGTACCCATATACCTACAACAATACGAACGTACTTGCGGAAACACGCGTTTAGTGTCGGTATTGTGAGCAGTCACTGTATGTCCCGCTACTGTATGCTTTGAAGTGCTACTGTATGCTTTGAAGTGCTACTGTATGCTTTGAAGTGCTTTACGTACACAAcatgaatacacacacagtaacaTCAATACACAGGCaatatcagcaccgtggacataagGACACATCTGAGGTAAtgataatacacctgacaatACCTAAAGTATTGTGAAAAGGGCAGGCAAGGAAAAGATATCGCCGTGGGAACTGACTATGACTTCGTCTGACTGGTTTTGCTGGATTACACAGGTCGGGTAGCATACATTGTGTTTGGAAAACACCGGTTGTCTTCACTAATGGATCCTAGTAATTGTGATATAAACCCATATGGACTTTATGTTTAGAAGACCTTCCTCCCTACTGTCTCTGTCTAATATCATTATACCTCACTTTAGTAGCCCTTGTAGTAAAACCAAGCAGAGACTGAGCCACTTCTGGAAAGCTCTAATGATGCTCTACACAAATGGCACTCTAAATTCTTTCTTAGTCGCATACGCTAATATGGAGCCTGTCAAACCAAGATTACAACGCTTACAAACCAAgatatttgtatatgttgtgtcCTCAATCATGACCTCTTCACTTACGGATGGAGTTCCCGCCTGAGTCGTGAAGGTCCTTGAAGAATCGCTCATAGCTGGATTTTCGTGCAGCAAATTGGTTGTTCCCAAAGTCATAGGCAAGTTTAATCCAGCCCAGGTTGACGCCTGACAGAAAGACGCGGTTTCCGTCTTTCACAAAataatcaccgctgacttgaaGGCGACCGCATTCCACGGCTAAAACAAGTTGCCGTCAAGTGCAGTCATTGTACATAATACATAATGATAATTATGTAGATACGTGGGATTAGGGACTGGTTATTCGTTACACGTATTGTCGAATTCTCTCAATTGTTGTCTTCGTCAGTCCCCGAATTGAAAGGAGCAGTGTAATAATGACTTCCTCATCTAGTTCCACCTAACATCCTAAAATAAgatgtatacatacatgtacacgtatACATGACAATTATAATATTCATAAAATTAATATGACCGATCTCTGACTTCAAATTAAAAACTTTCTCAATTTGAAATTAGCGCGGTATTGTTCACAGACACACCTCATATCATTTGGGGCCTCTCCTGTCACTATATCTAACTCTCACGTCTAACTGATAGCACATGAAGCTTTAGAACAACACAAGACCCTTGTTAGGAATGCTAGCAGAGCACAGTATATATAATACTATTCAAAACAACAATTTACAGCTTATTAAGACCTAGTTAAAACTTGGTTCACACAGATTGCTCTGAGGGGTGAGcaaaaatgaaacacacataATATTTCTCCTGCGCTGTGTTCATTTGGCAGTGACAGTGTGAAATTGGGGTATTTATGGCATATATACGTGTCACTGTATGTTCAACAATTTTCACAATCCTCTACAACGCAATATCCAACAATATATTATGGCAGAAATTCATCACCACACATCTTCCATAAACATATTGTTGGCCAATATTTCATTGCGAACACGAACGTATTTTCGTTCTTGTTTTCTCTCGTTCCAGGAacatacacctatatgtcttgcAACAACTGAATTTCTAACAGGCAAACAAGTGAGTGAT
Proteins encoded:
- the LOC137294178 gene encoding mannan endo-1,4-beta-mannosidase-like is translated as MSSQCIPNVLWYLPGHNMVLALLPLLVLPAVECGRLQVSGDYFVKDGNRVFLSGVNLGWIKLAYDFGNNQFAARKSSYERFFKDLHDSGGNSIRIWVHMQGDSSPEFDSNGYVIGTDSSGTFLSDIKEVLDLGQKYNILVFFCLWNAAVKFKYEYRMDGLIRDTGKLTSYLEHALIPWVKSVKDHPSMGGWDIMNEPEGLIDTGRISSNPCLNATHLIPDGAGWSGKLYNYEDVLRFINWQVDAIRQTDPGALVTVGSWKPQANTDEYGSHNHYSDHCLIQSGGKPQGVLQFYEMHSYSSRGQFDYLSPFKHEKREYKLNKPVIVGEFAAKSGGGMTIEALFQYAYDHGYRGAWSWSATDSYYGDLWTIQRQGVASIRYRNDTSTGTVQLTV